One Bdellovibrio sp. ArHS genomic region harbors:
- the gspC gene encoding type II secretion system protein GspC, producing the protein MISRNPKNQRPPFERLYSYILFAFVGYCIADLAILSYRDRMLPQSAPAARPKPPAMDNSVNRGVYNSITTRNIFASNGEIPDALVDKSKGAETQKEADPVPSQLPLTLIGTLVHSNPEKSLAAIDVRGKNQVISYSPGKDIEGMASIIRVERQKVIFRNLNSNRLEYIEMKKDGGKVAFGAGRPAGVSGGKEVQAVGNNSFVIKRADLLKYTNDLSSILMQARAVPNREPGTGAINGFRLLDMQPGSIYEQLGLQRMDVIKSVDGTPVDSPAKAMELYNTLKNSPKVSLQIERNGKTETMTYNIQ; encoded by the coding sequence GTGATTTCACGTAACCCGAAGAATCAACGCCCCCCTTTTGAAAGATTATATTCCTATATTCTTTTCGCGTTTGTCGGTTATTGCATTGCAGACTTGGCGATTCTTTCTTATCGCGACCGCATGTTGCCTCAGTCAGCGCCGGCCGCCCGGCCTAAACCACCGGCGATGGATAACTCTGTCAATCGTGGTGTTTACAATAGCATTACGACGCGCAACATTTTTGCGTCGAATGGCGAAATTCCCGATGCTTTGGTGGATAAATCCAAAGGTGCGGAAACACAAAAAGAAGCCGACCCAGTTCCGTCGCAGCTCCCTTTGACTTTGATTGGCACCTTGGTGCATTCAAATCCTGAAAAATCCTTGGCGGCTATTGATGTCCGCGGCAAAAACCAAGTTATCTCCTACAGCCCGGGAAAAGACATCGAAGGCATGGCCTCGATTATTCGTGTCGAGCGCCAAAAAGTTATTTTCCGCAATCTCAATTCCAATCGTCTGGAATATATTGAGATGAAAAAAGATGGCGGCAAAGTGGCCTTCGGAGCCGGACGCCCTGCTGGCGTCAGCGGCGGCAAAGAAGTTCAGGCCGTGGGCAACAACAGCTTCGTGATCAAGCGGGCCGATTTATTGAAATACACGAATGATCTTTCCAGTATTTTGATGCAAGCTCGCGCAGTCCCTAATCGCGAGCCAGGCACGGGTGCGATTAATGGCTTTCGCCTTTTGGACATGCAACCGGGAAGCATCTATGAGCAATTGGGCTTGCAGCGCATGGACGTGATCAAGTCCGTCGATGGCACGCCGGTCGACAGCCCCGCCAAGGCGATGGAACTTTACAATACATTAAAAAATTCACCGAAAGTGTCTTTACAAATTGAGCGCAACGGTAAAACGGAGACGATGACTTACAATATTCAATAA
- the gspD gene encoding type II secretion system secretin GspD has product MKKTVSIGLASLMTAQLVGPAANAQFEDFPPPPPPPSSDFGDDGGFPPPPANNDAFSAPTLPSSGPSAGGSRGGGNAAGGMDVLSKNARDKFAKAPIEDINSQNFPETIESFDFPNVEITDLIKAIGELTGKNFIIDPGVRGKITITAPSKITVAEAYKAFLSALAINGFTVVPSGSFLKVKSARNAQRDNIETFSGAYYPNSDQMITRIIHLKHISAAQVNRDLRILPSKDGEMNIYEPTNSIIISDYGSNIDRVMKIISQLDVPGFEEQLEVIPIKYAKAKDLADLVDKIVNKGNKTQGSAPGTFSAGVPRFSRSAGASSQQGASFFMAIPDDRTNSIIVVGNKSGIVRIKKLISQLDFKIRPEESGGVYVYHVKNGDAEKLAQTLQGVTKDASPKPQTGGSLLSPIGAGGQMQAPQEIFGGDVKIVGDKTTNSLIITASKQDYEVVLSLLNKIDTPRDQVFVEAIIMEMSANDGNTWGVGYYKYGDSGYGKVGFNGGLDINSLLSPTGGAGAVIGFGQGDVVEVTDPVSKSTIKIPNLVGFINFLKTTKKANILSTPTLMTLDNQEGELEVGDKVVTGSTTTTPTNGSPITTPTFEDATIKLTLKPYISPATNQIRMEIKQQVSQLSTASTPKAFQDSTQPLAKRSIKTVINVNNGDTAILGGLMKEQDIESISKVPLLGDIPIIGWLFKSRTISKDKTNMVVFLTPKIVKNSADTNAITNRTLDERIDFIKAQGGVDPYGKKMDAIHQKARAGLNGGSAVPPETSQPVIEEE; this is encoded by the coding sequence ATGAAAAAGACTGTCAGCATAGGACTTGCTTCACTGATGACCGCACAGCTCGTCGGCCCTGCCGCGAATGCGCAGTTTGAGGACTTCCCACCGCCTCCGCCACCACCCTCTTCGGATTTTGGTGACGACGGGGGATTTCCACCTCCACCAGCAAACAATGATGCTTTTTCGGCGCCCACTCTGCCAAGCAGCGGCCCTAGCGCGGGCGGCTCGCGAGGTGGCGGCAATGCCGCGGGCGGCATGGATGTTTTAAGCAAAAATGCTCGCGATAAATTCGCCAAAGCTCCCATCGAAGACATCAACAGTCAAAATTTCCCTGAGACCATTGAATCCTTCGACTTCCCAAATGTGGAAATCACGGATCTGATCAAAGCCATCGGCGAGCTGACGGGAAAAAACTTTATTATTGATCCCGGCGTGCGCGGTAAAATCACCATCACGGCGCCTAGTAAAATCACGGTGGCTGAAGCTTATAAAGCTTTCTTGTCAGCCTTGGCCATCAATGGTTTTACAGTGGTCCCTTCCGGTAGTTTCCTGAAGGTTAAGTCAGCGCGAAATGCCCAACGCGACAATATCGAGACCTTCTCTGGCGCTTACTATCCAAACAGCGATCAGATGATCACTCGTATCATCCACTTGAAGCACATCTCGGCAGCACAAGTGAATCGCGACCTACGCATCCTGCCCTCTAAAGATGGTGAGATGAATATTTATGAGCCTACAAACTCTATTATCATCTCTGATTACGGTTCTAATATCGACCGTGTGATGAAAATCATCAGCCAGTTGGACGTTCCAGGCTTTGAAGAACAACTTGAGGTTATTCCTATTAAGTATGCGAAAGCGAAAGACTTGGCGGACCTCGTCGACAAGATCGTAAATAAGGGCAATAAAACTCAAGGCTCTGCTCCAGGAACATTTTCCGCGGGCGTGCCTAGATTTTCTCGATCAGCAGGTGCATCCAGCCAGCAAGGCGCAAGCTTCTTCATGGCGATTCCTGATGACCGTACAAATTCAATCATCGTTGTCGGAAACAAATCCGGCATCGTGCGTATTAAAAAATTGATCTCGCAACTTGATTTTAAAATTCGCCCCGAAGAGTCCGGCGGTGTTTACGTTTATCACGTGAAAAACGGAGATGCCGAAAAATTGGCTCAAACCCTTCAAGGTGTGACCAAGGATGCTTCACCAAAACCACAGACCGGCGGCAGCTTGCTGTCCCCGATCGGTGCGGGTGGGCAGATGCAAGCTCCTCAGGAAATCTTCGGCGGCGATGTTAAAATCGTCGGCGACAAAACCACGAACAGCCTTATTATTACCGCCAGCAAACAAGACTACGAAGTGGTTTTAAGTCTGCTGAACAAGATCGACACTCCTCGTGATCAAGTCTTCGTTGAAGCGATCATCATGGAGATGAGCGCCAACGACGGTAACACCTGGGGCGTCGGTTACTACAAATACGGCGACTCTGGTTATGGCAAAGTGGGATTCAACGGTGGCCTGGATATCAATAGCTTGTTAAGCCCGACTGGTGGCGCCGGAGCGGTCATTGGTTTTGGCCAGGGTGATGTCGTGGAAGTGACAGACCCTGTTTCTAAATCCACGATCAAGATTCCAAATCTAGTCGGCTTTATCAATTTCCTTAAAACGACGAAGAAAGCCAACATCCTTTCGACTCCAACTTTGATGACGTTAGACAATCAAGAGGGTGAATTGGAAGTCGGCGATAAAGTCGTGACAGGATCAACGACCACGACGCCCACCAACGGTTCACCGATCACCACCCCCACGTTTGAAGACGCGACGATTAAATTGACGCTGAAGCCTTATATCAGCCCAGCGACAAATCAAATCCGCATGGAGATCAAACAACAAGTGTCTCAGCTTTCTACCGCCAGCACGCCGAAGGCCTTCCAAGATTCTACTCAGCCTTTAGCGAAGCGTTCGATTAAAACTGTGATCAACGTGAATAACGGCGACACGGCGATTCTGGGTGGCTTGATGAAAGAACAAGACATTGAATCGATCAGCAAAGTGCCTCTTCTTGGCGACATTCCTATTATTGGATGGCTTTTCAAGTCACGCACGATTTCGAAAGATAAAACGAATATGGTCGTGTTCTTGACGCCGAAAATTGTGAAAAACTCTGCAGATACGAATGCGATTACAAATAGGACGCTGGATGAACGTATTGATTTCATCAAAGCTCAGGGAGGAGTCGATCCCTATGGTAAAAAGATGGATGCGATTCACCAGAAGGCGCGTGCGGGCCTGAACGGCGGCAGCGCCGTGCCGCCTGAAACATCCCAACCTGTTATTGAAGAGGAATAA
- the gspE gene encoding type II secretion system ATPase GspE, with protein MASVDIQTILSKATSLSQDQIRSVLNNPSVVRPVTVGEALAAKEFSTADEVVADLCKELGLDFIRDIPVSDIAVDLIRDLPINYAKQHNVLPYKEEPETLIALTSNPVNLKVLDDLKVLFGKRVRPLVTTTSRIQDAINKVYEKSTANLSGLDEIEEEDYDLDDPIVDLLEAGEDDAPVIKMVNSLLFRAVKEKASDIHIEPYEKDMVVRFRTDGILFDVFKPPKKLQNAITSRIKVMANLNIAEKRLPQDGRIPLKVGGKDIDIRLSTVPTAHGERLVMRIQDRSSIVLELQQLGFSTENLDRLDDLLARSYGIFLVTGPTGSGKSTTLYGALSKLNKPDVNILTVEDPVEQRIHGIGQVQVNSKIGLTFAAGLRSFLRQDPDIIMVGEIRDLETAELAIQASLTGHLVLSTLHTNDSAGAFPRLIDFGVEPFLIATSIQGVVAQRLVRVLCPHCKAPYEPTDFELQTIGVTREEAKNSHICRAMGCNHCGQKGYSGRTTISELLIVTDDIRSLIMQRKDGNSIKKQSVANGMKTFRDHGVQKVLAGITTIEELASNTQLDI; from the coding sequence ATGGCCTCCGTGGATATTCAAACGATACTGTCTAAAGCGACCTCCCTATCACAGGACCAAATCCGTTCTGTGCTAAACAACCCCTCGGTGGTGAGACCCGTCACCGTAGGGGAAGCTTTGGCGGCGAAAGAATTTTCCACGGCGGATGAAGTGGTCGCCGATCTGTGCAAAGAATTGGGCTTGGATTTCATCCGAGACATTCCTGTCAGTGATATCGCCGTCGACTTGATCCGAGATCTTCCGATCAACTATGCAAAACAACACAACGTTCTTCCCTACAAAGAAGAACCCGAGACCTTGATTGCCCTGACCAGCAATCCGGTCAATCTGAAAGTCCTGGATGATTTAAAAGTTCTTTTCGGAAAACGTGTTCGTCCCTTAGTGACAACCACCAGCCGCATCCAGGATGCGATCAATAAGGTTTACGAAAAAAGCACGGCCAATCTTTCCGGTCTCGATGAAATCGAAGAAGAAGATTATGACCTCGATGACCCCATTGTCGACCTGCTGGAGGCTGGTGAAGACGATGCGCCGGTCATCAAGATGGTGAACAGTCTGTTGTTCCGAGCGGTGAAAGAAAAAGCCTCGGATATCCATATTGAGCCCTACGAAAAAGACATGGTCGTGCGTTTTCGTACGGACGGTATTTTGTTTGACGTTTTCAAACCACCCAAAAAACTACAAAATGCGATTACCTCCCGTATCAAAGTTATGGCGAATTTAAATATCGCGGAAAAACGTCTGCCCCAAGACGGTCGTATTCCTTTGAAAGTCGGTGGTAAAGACATTGATATCCGTCTGTCCACCGTCCCGACGGCGCACGGTGAACGACTGGTCATGCGTATTCAAGATAGATCCAGTATCGTTTTAGAACTGCAACAACTAGGCTTTTCAACCGAGAATCTGGATCGTTTGGATGATCTGCTGGCGCGCTCTTATGGGATCTTCCTGGTCACAGGCCCGACGGGTTCTGGTAAGTCGACCACTTTGTACGGAGCTCTTTCAAAACTGAATAAACCCGACGTAAATATTCTGACCGTGGAAGATCCGGTGGAACAACGTATCCACGGCATCGGCCAAGTCCAGGTGAACTCCAAAATCGGATTAACCTTTGCGGCGGGCTTAAGATCTTTCCTTCGTCAAGACCCTGACATCATCATGGTCGGTGAGATTCGTGACTTAGAAACCGCCGAACTTGCGATTCAAGCCTCTTTAACAGGTCACTTGGTTCTTTCAACCCTGCACACGAATGACTCGGCCGGGGCATTCCCCCGTCTGATCGATTTCGGTGTGGAACCTTTCCTGATCGCCACTTCGATTCAAGGTGTCGTCGCGCAACGTCTGGTGCGGGTCCTATGCCCTCATTGCAAAGCGCCTTATGAACCGACGGACTTTGAATTACAAACCATCGGCGTCACCCGCGAGGAAGCAAAAAATTCGCACATCTGCCGCGCGATGGGCTGCAATCATTGTGGGCAAAAAGGTTATTCTGGCCGTACGACGATCAGTGAGCTTTTGATTGTTACCGATGACATCCGTTCTTTGATCATGCAGCGAAAGGATGGTAACTCTATCAAGAAGCAGTCTGTTGCGAATGGCATGAAAACCTTCCGCGATCACGGTGTGCAAAAGGTTCTTGCGGGAATCACGACAATTGAAGAGTTGGCTTCAAATACGCAGTTGGATATTTAG
- the gspF gene encoding type II secretion system inner membrane protein GspF codes for MPIFEYKGLSRDGKNVKGVVDAENLRAARAKLKKDNIYVVDIRDKKKLDPKKKAGVRSTAKVGVKELALMTRQLATLIKANIPLVDALTAVSEQVENAALSEAIADCKNMVNEGSPFHKALSKYPNIFTNIYISMVEAGEMSGSLDVILMRLAEFTEAQADLRAKVSSAMTYPIIMMAVTLGLLGFLFVFLIPKMVTVFESAPNLQLPWYTVTLIDASQFVVNYWYLLVGSALIMYLLFKNWKSTPAGRNQWDAISLKLPIVGPTVRMVAVSRFTRTLATLLTGGVPMLAALDIVRNVVNNHVLAQAIDEARSNISEGESIAGPLKKSGQFPPIVIHMVNIGEKTGELENMLSQVSDAYDFQVKTKLEGLTSLMGPVVIVLMGFAIGMIVVAVMVPMFEMANIAG; via the coding sequence ATGCCTATTTTTGAGTACAAAGGTTTATCAAGAGACGGAAAAAACGTAAAAGGCGTGGTCGACGCAGAAAATCTGCGCGCGGCCCGCGCTAAATTGAAAAAAGACAATATTTATGTCGTCGACATCCGTGATAAAAAGAAGCTAGATCCTAAAAAGAAAGCCGGCGTCCGTTCTACCGCGAAGGTGGGTGTCAAAGAGTTGGCCCTGATGACGCGACAATTAGCGACGCTGATCAAGGCAAATATTCCCCTGGTGGATGCTTTAACTGCCGTGTCTGAACAGGTTGAAAATGCGGCTTTATCTGAGGCCATTGCTGACTGTAAGAACATGGTGAATGAGGGTTCTCCTTTTCACAAAGCCCTTTCCAAGTATCCCAATATCTTTACGAATATTTACATTTCAATGGTGGAAGCCGGTGAAATGTCAGGCAGTCTGGATGTGATCTTGATGCGTCTGGCAGAGTTCACCGAAGCGCAAGCGGACCTGCGCGCCAAGGTCAGCAGTGCCATGACCTACCCTATTATTATGATGGCTGTAACCTTGGGTCTTTTGGGATTCCTCTTTGTCTTCCTCATTCCTAAAATGGTGACCGTTTTTGAGTCCGCTCCGAATTTGCAGCTTCCCTGGTATACGGTGACTCTCATTGATGCCAGTCAGTTCGTCGTGAACTATTGGTATCTTTTGGTTGGTAGCGCCTTGATCATGTATCTTCTTTTCAAAAACTGGAAAAGCACCCCTGCAGGTCGCAATCAGTGGGATGCGATCTCTTTGAAGCTTCCGATCGTAGGCCCCACGGTCCGCATGGTCGCGGTATCCCGCTTCACCAGAACCTTAGCCACGCTTCTGACCGGCGGCGTCCCTATGCTTGCCGCGTTGGATATCGTTCGTAACGTTGTGAACAATCATGTTTTGGCGCAAGCTATTGACGAAGCCCGTTCGAATATCTCAGAGGGTGAATCCATTGCCGGCCCCTTAAAAAAATCCGGTCAGTTCCCGCCGATCGTCATCCACATGGTCAACATTGGTGAAAAAACCGGCGAACTGGAAAACATGCTTTCTCAGGTTTCTGACGCCTACGACTTTCAGGTGAAAACAAAGCTGGAAGGTCTGACCAGTCTGATGGGTCCCGTGGTCATTGTCCTGATGGGTTTTGCGATCGGTATGATCGTGGTCGCCGTGATGGTGCCCATGTTTGAAATGGCAAACATCGCTGGTTAA
- the gspG gene encoding type II secretion system major pseudopilin GspG, whose translation MSLLKNRKGMTLIEIMIVLAIIGSIAALLLPNITGQLDKSKVKEAKIQLTQVVNALSMYYTDCGHYPQSLEGLTKADADCSNWGPEPYYKKDLKDPFGNELVYEREGSEYTLKSLGKDRREGGSGNDKDITLDDIQ comes from the coding sequence ATGTCTCTTCTCAAAAACCGCAAGGGTATGACGTTGATCGAAATCATGATCGTCCTTGCGATCATCGGTAGTATCGCAGCTCTTCTTCTTCCCAACATCACTGGACAGTTGGATAAGTCCAAAGTGAAAGAAGCTAAAATTCAGCTGACTCAAGTTGTAAACGCTCTTTCTATGTACTACACCGATTGCGGCCACTACCCTCAATCTTTGGAAGGTTTGACGAAAGCGGATGCGGATTGTTCCAACTGGGGTCCTGAACCTTACTATAAAAAAGATCTTAAAGATCCATTTGGCAATGAACTTGTTTATGAACGCGAAGGCTCTGAATACACGTTGAAGTCTTTGGGTAAGGACCGCCGTGAAGGTGGCTCTGGAAACGATAAAGATATCACTCTCGACGACATTCAGTAA
- a CDS encoding type II secretion system protein, whose amino-acid sequence MRSQKGFTLIEIMIVLAILGAVVALVAPRFVKREGNIKAVARNFIVLSKEIRNKARLTNSTYRLVINMDAQDEAYWVERANGPQPVDPKMYEEALKKDSEKEEDAPPPLFQIDKSLTKGEKKLPSGLRFGSVETINMKSPITSGMAYIHFFPEGFVEAAAVQITNGNNLTWTLVFNPLTGQADIIEKASSLKDVQR is encoded by the coding sequence ATGCGTTCACAAAAGGGCTTCACGCTAATTGAAATCATGATCGTGCTGGCAATTCTCGGCGCGGTCGTGGCGTTGGTAGCCCCTCGCTTCGTCAAAAGAGAAGGCAACATCAAAGCGGTTGCGCGAAACTTCATTGTTCTGAGCAAGGAAATCCGCAACAAAGCCCGTCTGACCAATTCCACCTACCGCTTGGTGATCAACATGGATGCCCAGGATGAAGCCTATTGGGTCGAAAGAGCCAATGGGCCTCAGCCCGTCGATCCGAAGATGTACGAAGAGGCTTTAAAGAAAGACTCGGAAAAAGAAGAGGATGCACCCCCACCCCTTTTCCAGATCGACAAGTCCCTCACAAAAGGCGAAAAAAAACTTCCGAGCGGACTGCGCTTTGGCTCTGTCGAAACCATCAATATGAAGTCCCCTATTACGTCGGGCATGGCCTATATTCATTTTTTCCCCGAAGGCTTCGTGGAAGCGGCCGCCGTGCAAATTACGAACGGAAATAATTTAACTTGGACTCTTGTTTTTAATCCTTTAACGGGTCAAGCTGATATTATAGAAAAAGCTTCTTCGTTAAAGGATGTCCAACGGTGA
- a CDS encoding prepilin-type N-terminal cleavage/methylation domain-containing protein — translation MRNRKGFTLIETVMALVILSSGLLLLANSWSGSFMRVRKTQLSTEVAALLERKMVEVEMEYQGKPLDSIPEEKEDDFGSEYPQYSWRMTSKEFEVPDFSATLTAQAGGADELTLTIMKTLAEHLGKSIKEVKVTVIYKGAKKPLEFSATQYFVDYDKQLPLPSIPGAGG, via the coding sequence GTGAGGAATAGAAAAGGTTTTACGCTGATAGAAACGGTGATGGCTTTGGTCATCCTGTCTTCGGGTTTGCTATTATTGGCAAATTCCTGGAGCGGTAGTTTCATGCGTGTGCGTAAAACCCAGCTTTCCACCGAAGTTGCCGCCCTCTTAGAACGCAAAATGGTTGAAGTCGAAATGGAGTATCAGGGAAAACCCCTCGACTCTATCCCTGAAGAAAAGGAAGACGACTTCGGTTCTGAATATCCTCAGTATTCCTGGCGTATGACCTCTAAGGAATTTGAAGTTCCCGATTTTTCGGCGACTTTAACCGCGCAAGCCGGTGGCGCCGACGAACTGACTTTAACCATTATGAAAACCCTGGCAGAACACCTGGGGAAATCCATCAAAGAAGTGAAGGTCACGGTTATCTACAAGGGCGCCAAAAAACCTTTGGAGTTTTCCGCGACTCAGTATTTTGTGGATTACGACAAACAATTACCACTTCCTTCCATCCCTGGTGCGGGAGGCTGA
- a CDS encoding type II secretion system protein GspJ produces the protein MRNRKGFTMIELMITIAILATLTVLTAQSITQAIKAKGKLQDQIDDVSRMRDAMRLVERDINLAYHYRDLEKEMEQILKKKNSTNNGNPATPGIIPDPNQDPNNRREVPRRDPETHFVGTGESLNLVTMNNARTTRNTAQADFIEVGYAVKDCKNLRNESASSKCLWRRSTPYVDLDVTKGGDEVVLLENVSEFKLRYMGKGKQDWVTDWRTDAQGDGATKGKFPQAVEVSLTVEKKEKGKSKKYSMQAIVPIHFPNNPEEAANAQGNQSSWPQPSGPTQ, from the coding sequence ATGAGAAACAGAAAAGGTTTCACCATGATCGAGCTGATGATCACAATTGCGATCTTAGCCACTCTCACCGTTTTAACAGCTCAATCCATCACTCAAGCGATCAAAGCCAAAGGAAAGCTTCAGGATCAGATCGATGATGTTTCACGTATGCGCGATGCCATGCGTTTGGTGGAACGAGATATCAATCTTGCCTATCACTACCGCGATCTTGAAAAGGAAATGGAGCAAATCTTAAAAAAGAAAAACTCCACCAACAACGGAAACCCCGCAACCCCTGGAATTATTCCGGACCCCAACCAAGACCCCAACAATCGCCGCGAGGTTCCCCGTCGCGATCCTGAAACACACTTCGTCGGCACCGGTGAAAGCCTGAACTTGGTGACGATGAACAACGCCCGCACGACGCGCAACACGGCCCAGGCGGACTTTATTGAAGTGGGTTACGCGGTGAAAGATTGTAAAAATCTTCGCAATGAATCCGCCTCGTCGAAGTGTCTTTGGCGACGAAGCACCCCCTATGTGGATTTGGATGTCACCAAAGGCGGTGACGAAGTGGTTCTTCTGGAAAATGTTTCGGAGTTCAAGCTGCGCTATATGGGAAAAGGCAAACAAGACTGGGTGACCGATTGGCGCACTGACGCCCAAGGTGATGGTGCGACCAAAGGAAAATTCCCGCAGGCCGTGGAAGTCTCTTTGACGGTTGAGAAAAAAGAAAAAGGCAAATCGAAAAAATACTCGATGCAAGCCATCGTCCCCATCCACTTCCCTAACAATCCTGAGGAGGCAGCAAATGCGCAAGGAAATCAAAGTTCTTGGCCGCAACCTAGCGGTCCCACTCAGTAA